In Streptomyces sp. NBC_01707, a genomic segment contains:
- a CDS encoding acyl-CoA dehydrogenase family protein, translating into MTRLAQTAGLNDIQQEILSTVRDFVDKEIIPVATQLEHRDEYPTEIVEGLKELGLFGLMIPEEYGGLGESLLTYALCVEEIARGWMSVSGIINTHFIVAYMLKQHGTQEQKDTFLPRMALGEVRGAFSMSEPALGSDVSAITSKGVRDGDEYVLNGQKMWLTNGGTSSLVAVLCRSDEGHPEGTAPHKSMTTFLVEKEPGFGEVRPGLTIPGKIDKMGYKGVDTTELIMDGLRIPANRVLGGTTGRGFYQMMDGVEVGRVNVAARGCGVAQRAFELGVSYAQQRHTFGKPIAQHQAIQFKLAEMATKVEAAHAMMVNAARKKDSGERNDLEAGMAKYLASEYCKEVVEDAFRIHGGYGFSKEYEIERLYREAPMLLIGEGTAEIQKMIIGRRLLEEYRFQG; encoded by the coding sequence ATGACGCGACTCGCCCAGACCGCCGGCCTGAACGACATCCAGCAGGAAATCCTCTCCACGGTCCGGGATTTCGTCGACAAGGAGATCATTCCGGTCGCGACCCAGTTGGAGCACCGCGACGAGTACCCGACGGAGATCGTCGAGGGGCTCAAGGAACTGGGTCTGTTCGGGCTGATGATCCCCGAGGAGTACGGCGGCCTGGGTGAGTCGCTTCTCACATACGCGCTCTGCGTCGAGGAGATCGCACGCGGCTGGATGAGCGTGTCGGGAATCATCAACACGCACTTCATCGTGGCGTACATGCTCAAGCAGCACGGCACCCAGGAGCAGAAGGACACGTTCCTGCCGCGGATGGCGCTGGGCGAGGTCCGGGGCGCGTTCTCGATGTCCGAGCCGGCGCTGGGCTCCGACGTCTCGGCCATCACCTCCAAGGGCGTCAGGGACGGCGACGAGTACGTCCTGAACGGCCAGAAGATGTGGCTGACGAACGGCGGCACGTCCTCGCTCGTCGCCGTGCTGTGCCGAAGTGACGAAGGCCACCCCGAGGGGACGGCCCCGCACAAGTCGATGACGACCTTCCTGGTCGAGAAGGAGCCGGGCTTCGGTGAGGTCCGTCCGGGGCTCACCATTCCCGGGAAGATCGACAAGATGGGTTACAAGGGCGTCGACACGACGGAACTCATCATGGACGGACTGCGCATTCCGGCCAATCGTGTACTAGGCGGCACCACCGGCCGAGGGTTTTACCAAATGATGGACGGTGTCGAGGTCGGCCGGGTGAATGTGGCCGCGCGTGGTTGCGGCGTCGCTCAGCGTGCATTCGAACTGGGCGTTTCCTACGCTCAGCAACGCCACACCTTCGGAAAGCCGATCGCCCAGCACCAGGCGATCCAGTTCAAGCTGGCCGAAATGGCCACCAAGGTCGAAGCGGCGCATGCGATGATGGTGAATGCAGCGCGCAAAAAGGACTCCGGGGAACGAAACGACCTGGAGGCAGGGATGGCGAAGTACCTCGCCTCCGAATACTGCAAGGAAGTCGTCGAGGACGCCTTCCGCATCCACGGCGGTTACGGCTTCTCCAAGGAGTACGAGATCGAGCGCCTCTACCGGGAGGCCCCGATGCTGTTGATCGGTGAAGGTACCGCCGAAATCCAGAAAATGATCATTGGGCGCCGACTCCTCGAGGAGTACCGGTTCCAGGGCTGA
- a CDS encoding phosphatidylserine decarboxylase codes for MPDSQTSASRGGVRLARGASPWLLPTVATAALSLTRARKSGRWAAVAVPTTALAAGMLWFFRDPEREITQGRVISPADGVVQSIMPWKDGRTRVAIFMSPLNVHVNRAPLAGTVTSVEHIPGGFVPAFNKESENNERVVWHFDTELGDIEMVQIAGAVARRIVPYIPQGTKVEQGERIGLIRFGSRVDIYLPEGIDVAVEVGQATTAGVTRIDRD; via the coding sequence ATGCCCGACAGCCAAACCTCTGCATCACGCGGCGGAGTCCGCCTTGCGCGCGGAGCTTCGCCGTGGCTCCTCCCGACCGTCGCCACCGCGGCGCTCAGCCTCACCCGGGCCCGCAAGTCCGGACGCTGGGCCGCCGTGGCCGTGCCCACCACCGCACTCGCGGCGGGCATGCTGTGGTTCTTCCGCGACCCCGAGCGCGAGATCACCCAGGGCCGAGTCATCTCTCCGGCCGACGGCGTGGTGCAGAGCATCATGCCGTGGAAGGACGGGCGCACCCGCGTCGCGATCTTCATGAGCCCGCTGAATGTCCACGTCAACCGTGCGCCTCTGGCGGGCACGGTGACATCGGTCGAGCACATCCCTGGTGGGTTCGTCCCGGCGTTCAACAAGGAGAGCGAGAACAACGAGCGCGTTGTCTGGCACTTCGACACCGAGCTCGGTGACATCGAGATGGTGCAGATCGCGGGTGCGGTTGCCCGTCGCATCGTCCCGTACATCCCGCAGGGCACGAAGGTGGAGCAGGGCGAGCGCATCGGCCTGATCCGCTTCGGCTCCCGGGTCGACATCTACCTTCCGGAAGGTATCGATGTCGCGGTCGAGGTCGGCCAGGCCACCACCGCGGGGGTGACTCGAATTGACCGTGATTGA
- the pssA gene encoding CDP-diacylglycerol--serine O-phosphatidyltransferase codes for MPEAESEDDVEDMPLSLRLSIADTLTLGNATCGFMAVYFTTTGILIPHLTGSDESGMARHSAATAVILMLLAAVFDLFDGLVARKLRSSPMGAELDNLSDLISFGLAPAYFVLVYGMVADDAHQRVSALAAIVVLLAVVLRLARFSCVTMKDGMFQGMPSPFGALTVVSIVLLELPFVPTLLAIVGVAWLMVSRVEYPKPRGVLAVAMLSWIVGAMGLLAAWAFDAPGGQLLLQTGCALQVVLGAVIPLFATARRVNTFRDNRREARAAQLP; via the coding sequence GTGCCGGAGGCCGAGTCCGAGGACGACGTCGAGGACATGCCGCTGTCTCTGCGGCTGTCGATAGCGGACACCCTCACTCTCGGTAATGCCACGTGCGGTTTCATGGCGGTGTACTTCACCACCACGGGGATCCTCATCCCGCACCTCACGGGCAGCGACGAGAGCGGCATGGCCCGGCACTCGGCGGCCACCGCCGTGATCCTGATGCTCCTCGCCGCGGTCTTCGACCTCTTCGACGGGCTGGTGGCGCGCAAGCTCCGCAGCTCGCCGATGGGCGCGGAGCTGGACAACCTCTCGGACCTGATCAGCTTCGGCCTCGCCCCGGCGTACTTCGTACTCGTGTACGGCATGGTCGCGGACGACGCGCACCAGAGGGTGTCGGCGCTCGCGGCGATCGTCGTGCTGCTGGCCGTGGTGCTGAGACTGGCCAGATTCTCCTGTGTGACCATGAAGGACGGCATGTTCCAGGGCATGCCGAGCCCCTTCGGAGCGCTCACGGTCGTCTCGATCGTCCTCCTGGAGCTGCCCTTCGTACCGACGCTGCTCGCGATCGTCGGAGTGGCGTGGCTGATGGTCAGCCGGGTCGAGTACCCGAAGCCGCGGGGTGTCCTCGCGGTGGCGATGCTCAGCTGGATCGTCGGCGCCATGGGACTGCTCGCCGCCTGGGCGTTCGACGCCCCCGGTGGTCAGCTGCTCCTCCAGACCGGCTGCGCGCTGCAGGTGGTCCTGGGCGCGGTCATCCCGCTCTTCGCGACGGCGCGGCGGGTGAACACCTTCCGCGACAACCGGCGCGAGGCACGGGCGGCTCAGCTGCCCTAG
- a CDS encoding SpoIIE family protein phosphatase encodes MPGELSLVLAQAAVSAVESADGYAGGVYLRSGNPELLRLAVLAGLPGRLFRPWWRMHVNRPFPVCESYRSHRSILLPDAEEAMRRFPQLMAGLPFPFGSLFVPVGGGHEKFGVLAVLRPATPGKPISRAHRHSLQKVAHQLGSDLAELAGEGTQVVWDGEPVPVQLPSASGPPVRIGHFEWDLDTGAVEADRELCAILATEHAQFGGTIDALTALLAPEDVCGLCAVARRAAGSSGPVVRRLRLRGPDGRTNLLELSSRRTRPPGDGAAGRLTGFLVDLGAGAVVAEAADRLPRGIFSLDRLGRITYVNDLAEELLDRARADLVGRVVWEVLPWFGHPAYDDDHRAALLSHDPVHFLARRADDDWLSVSLYPGHDGVTVTLAATEPAYTPGSVVTPGVGIGSPADRASALYRPVALAIALTEAVTARQVSVVVTEELLPAFGGRQLAIYLLNERHLYLAWETGFPKGFLDRFDGVSLTAHLPGVETLTTGRPIFFESMQHLAAAYPGIPLDADVGARAFLPLIASGRPVGSCILGFDHPRGFTPEERTVLTALAGLIAQSLQRAQRYDTESALARGLQNALLPHRLPVLEHVETAGRYLAGTQGMDVGGDWYDVIETERGLALVIGDVQGHGVAAAATMGQLRSAVRAFALSGHDPQEVVSGTNRLLIDLDPGQIASCCYVVLDPVTGRTQAVRAGHPQPLLRHPDHTTEVLDLPGGIVLGVAPRASYPVNDLLLDPGAILTLFTDGLVEHTGTDIDLGIERLRSTIERADLPSLADMADLVIREAKQESDRPDDIALLLAARWEA; translated from the coding sequence CCCTGGTGCTCGCGCAGGCCGCAGTGAGCGCGGTCGAGTCCGCCGACGGGTACGCAGGCGGCGTATATCTGCGCTCCGGGAACCCTGAACTGCTGCGGCTCGCGGTGCTTGCCGGCCTGCCGGGTCGACTGTTCCGCCCCTGGTGGCGCATGCATGTGAACCGGCCCTTCCCGGTGTGTGAGTCCTACCGCTCGCACCGGTCGATCCTGCTTCCCGACGCCGAGGAGGCCATGCGCCGGTTCCCGCAGTTGATGGCCGGCCTGCCGTTCCCGTTCGGTTCGCTGTTCGTGCCCGTCGGCGGCGGCCACGAGAAGTTCGGGGTCCTGGCGGTGCTGCGCCCGGCCACTCCCGGGAAGCCGATATCGCGGGCCCACCGGCACAGCCTTCAGAAGGTGGCCCACCAGCTCGGCTCCGACCTCGCGGAGCTGGCGGGCGAGGGCACCCAGGTCGTGTGGGACGGCGAGCCGGTACCCGTCCAGCTGCCCTCGGCCTCCGGTCCACCGGTCAGGATCGGACACTTCGAGTGGGACCTGGACACCGGCGCCGTCGAAGCCGACCGGGAGCTGTGCGCGATCCTCGCCACGGAGCACGCACAGTTCGGGGGCACCATCGACGCGCTGACTGCGCTACTGGCCCCGGAGGACGTGTGCGGGCTGTGCGCCGTCGCCCGCCGGGCGGCCGGATCGTCGGGCCCGGTCGTACGCCGGTTGCGGCTGCGCGGCCCCGACGGCCGGACGAACCTCCTCGAACTCTCCAGCCGCCGGACCCGACCGCCCGGTGACGGCGCGGCCGGTCGTCTCACCGGCTTCCTCGTCGACCTCGGTGCCGGGGCGGTCGTCGCGGAGGCGGCCGACCGGCTCCCGCGCGGCATCTTCTCGCTCGACCGGCTCGGACGGATCACCTACGTCAACGATCTCGCGGAGGAGCTGCTCGACCGGGCACGCGCCGACCTGGTCGGCCGCGTCGTGTGGGAGGTCCTGCCGTGGTTCGGACACCCCGCGTACGACGACGATCACCGGGCCGCGCTGCTCTCCCACGACCCGGTGCACTTCCTCGCGAGGCGCGCCGACGACGACTGGCTGTCCGTGTCCCTGTACCCGGGCCACGACGGAGTGACGGTCACGCTCGCCGCCACGGAACCGGCCTACACGCCGGGGTCCGTCGTCACACCCGGCGTGGGGATCGGCTCCCCGGCCGACCGGGCGTCCGCGCTCTACCGGCCGGTCGCCCTCGCCATCGCGCTGACGGAGGCCGTCACGGCACGCCAGGTCTCGGTGGTGGTCACGGAGGAGCTGCTGCCCGCGTTCGGCGGCAGGCAACTGGCGATCTACCTGCTGAACGAGCGGCACCTCTACCTGGCCTGGGAGACCGGCTTCCCGAAGGGCTTCCTGGACCGTTTCGACGGCGTGTCCCTCACCGCCCACCTGCCCGGCGTCGAGACGCTCACCACCGGCCGCCCGATCTTCTTCGAGTCCATGCAGCATCTGGCCGCCGCCTACCCCGGCATCCCCCTGGACGCCGACGTCGGCGCCCGCGCCTTCCTGCCGCTGATCGCCTCCGGTCGGCCCGTCGGCTCCTGCATCCTCGGCTTCGACCACCCGCGCGGTTTCACCCCCGAGGAACGCACGGTCCTCACCGCGCTCGCCGGCCTCATCGCCCAGTCCCTCCAGCGGGCCCAGCGGTACGACACGGAATCCGCCCTGGCCCGCGGCCTGCAGAACGCCCTGCTGCCGCACCGGCTGCCCGTACTCGAGCACGTCGAGACCGCCGGGCGGTATCTCGCCGGCACCCAGGGCATGGACGTCGGGGGCGACTGGTACGACGTCATCGAGACGGAGCGCGGACTGGCCCTGGTCATCGGGGACGTCCAGGGGCACGGAGTCGCCGCCGCCGCGACCATGGGCCAACTACGGAGCGCGGTAAGGGCTTTCGCCCTCAGCGGGCATGATCCGCAGGAGGTGGTGAGCGGCACCAACCGGCTGCTCATCGACCTCGACCCCGGCCAGATCGCCAGCTGCTGCTACGTCGTCCTCGACCCCGTCACCGGCCGCACCCAGGCGGTCCGCGCCGGGCACCCGCAGCCCTTGCTCCGCCACCCCGACCACACGACCGAGGTCCTGGACCTGCCGGGCGGCATCGTGCTCGGTGTCGCCCCCCGTGCCTCCTACCCGGTCAACGACCTCCTCCTGGACCCCGGCGCGATCCTGACGCTGTTCACCGACGGACTGGTCGAGCACACAGGGACCGACATCGATCTGGGCATCGAGCGGCTGCGCTCCACGATCGAGCGAGCAGACCTGCCGTCGCTCGCCGACATGGCGGATCTGGTGATCCGGGAGGCGAAGCAGGAGTCCGACCGGCCCGACGACATCGCGCTCCTGCTCGCCGCCCGCTGGGAGGCGTAG